In the genome of Abyssalbus ytuae, the window CCAACGAATATGGTTTTTATTCTATTACAGCGCCTGAAAGTAATTATACCTTAACCATTTCCTATTTAGGATTTACAACTTTTGAAAGGGTTATAAACCTTAGCTTTGATCAAAAGCTGGACATTGAACTCAAAGTGGATGCCGCTGAATTGGATGAAGTAGTCATCACAGCTGAAGAATCAAAGAAAGTAGACCTCCGAACACCACAAATGAGTGTGGCAAAACTCTCAACTAACGACATCAGACAGATACCTGTTGTTTTGGGTGAGGTAGATTTGATTAAGTCCATTCAATTGCTTCCAGGTGTTACCAACGCCGGCGAAGGTGCATCGGGCTTCAATGTACGCGGTGGTGCAGAAGACCAAAACCTAATTCTTTTGGATGAAGCAATTATTTACAACGCCTCCCATTTGTTTGGTTTCTTCTCAGTGTTTAATGCTGATGCCATTAAGGATGTTAAGCTTTATAAAGGAGGTATTCCTGCTCGTTTTGGAGGGAGGGCTTCTTCGATACTGGATATACGTCAAAAAGACGGAAATAGTAAAGAATTTGAACTCACTGGGGGTATTGGGGCTATTTCCAGTCGTTTGGCAGCGGAAGGGCCAATGTTTAAAGACAAAGGTTCGTTTCTAATGGCTGGTAGAGCTGCTTATGCAAATATATTCTTAGCCTTGGCCGGTGAAGATAGTAGAGCCGGATTTTACGATTTAAACCTGAAAACAAATTATGAAATTGATGAAAAGAACAAACTATATCTATCCGGTTATTTAGGTAATGATAATTTTAATCTCGCAGGATTTTTTACTAATTCATACGGAAACCTCTCAGGAAACTTGCGATGGAATCATATTTTTAATAACAAGTTATTCTCCAATGTATCCTTAATATACAGTCGATATAATTATAACCTGGAAATTCCTATTGAAGGAATTGATTGGACCTCGGATATCAGCAATTATAATGTACGATATGATGTAGGCTATTATGCAAACGATAAATTAAAATTTGATTTTGGAGTAAATGGTATTTACTACAACTTTAATCCAGGTAAACTCAACCCTTTAAATGCAAATTCGGGTGTTAATCCAGAGAAATTAGACGACAAATTTGCTTTAGAAGCAGGAGTGTATGCAGGTTTAGAGCATAAAATTTCTGATAAGCTCACCGCTCAATACGGCTTGCGTTTCAGTTACTTCAATCGACTAGGAAGGCAAACCTTAAACAATTACACCAATAATTTACCAGTAGTGTACAACGAAGAATTAGGCATTTATGAGCGTGCCGACCCTATTTCCAGTACCGATTACGGTAAGGGAAAAAGTATAACGACATTTAATAATTTAGAACCTCGGCTTGCACTTTCATACCAGCTTAACGAAAAGTCTTCCTTTAAGGCAAGTTATAACCGAATGGCTCAATACCTGCATTTAATTTCCAACACCACATCAGCCACGCCATTAGATGTTTGGGCCCCTAGCGGAAAGTTTATTGCACCACAAATTGCAGACCAATATGCTATAGGCTACTTCAGAAATTTCAGGGAAAATATGTTTTCTATTGAAGCCGAAGCCTATTACAAAACAATCGACAACAGGGTAGATTATATCAACGGCGCAGAACTTATAGCACAAAACACCATTGAAACCGAAATTTTAACTGGTGAAGCCCGTGCTTATGGCTTAGAATTTTTATTGCGAAAAAACAAAGGCGATTTCACAGGTTGGCTGTCATATACGTGGTCAAAATCGCAACAGCGAACACCCGGTGGAGCAGCAGGCGGATTGGGCATTAACAACGGAAAATGGTATAGCTCCAACTGGGACAGAACCCACGACTTTTCGTTTACCGGAAGTTACAAGCTCAACGAGAAATGGCGATTTGGAGCTAATATGGTATTCCAAACAGGGCGACCTGTTACCTATCCCAACGGACAGTTTGTATACAACGGATTATCCGTAGCAACTTATTCTGAAAGGAATGCAGACCGATTGCCGGCCTACCACAGATTAGACCTTTCTGCAACCTTAACACCTCGAAAAAATAAAAATAGAAATTGGCAAGGCGAATGGGTATTCGGCATATACAACGCTTATAACCGAATGAATGCAGCCTCTATTTCCTTTGGCCAAAATCAAGAGACAGGTGTAACTGAGGCCACTCGTACTTCCATATTTGGTATTGTTCCTTCAGTAACATATAACTTTAAATTTTAAAACAATGAAGAAAATAAATATATATAACAGATTATGGCCACTGATCATAATAATAGGACTATTAAACTCGTGTACCGATGTCATAGATGTTAATGTCCCGAACGGCGGTGCACGATTGGTGGTTGATGCATCCATTAACTGGCAAAAAGGTACTTCGGGAGAAATACAAACCATTAATCTAAGAGAATCAACTGCTTTTTTTGATAACAATCCAGATGTTCCTGTTACGGGTGCTTCAGTAACAGTAACCAAAGAAAACGACGGGTCAACATTTGTGTTTGCCGACCAGGATAATGGTAGTTACACTGCAACCGATTTTATTCCTGAATTAGACTCATCGTACACCTTGGAAATCCTTTACAACGGCAACTCCTACACGGCAACCGAAACCTTAATTGCTGCACCTGTTATTAATCGAGTTGAGCAAACCATTGAAGGTTCAGGTGGTGACACAGAAATTCAGCTTCAAGTATTTTTTGACGACCCCGGAGCTATTGAAAATTATTATTTAGGTGAATTTACTCCGTCCAATTTACCACTACCATCTCTTGCAGTTATTAGCGATGAATTTACAGATGGCAACGAAAATTTTATTGAGAACGATAATGACAAATACATTGCTGGAGTAACTGTAGGTATTAATGTGTATGGTATTTCACAACGATATTATGACTATTTAAACATCTTGATTCAACAATCTGGAAGTGATGAACAAGGGCCTTTTCCAACTACCCCGGTACAGTTAAAAGGAAACTGTACCAATGTCAATGATTCTAACGAAGAAGTATTAGGATATTTTAGGTTAGGTGAATTTGATACTACATCATATACGATTGATTAGCAATAGGATAAAAAGGTGGTTTTAAGGCATAAAATGCGTATGGGGAACTATTGATGATTGAATGAATAAAAATTTATTTGTGTAAATAAATTTTTAATACGCATCCCGAACTACCTTTATTTTTCCTACAATTTTCCGCAGACAGATTTGCATTAAAATGCATGAGAATCCGATGAACTCTAAGAAAGTTCAACGCAAAAATTTAATAAATGAATCCGAAAAAATTCATCAACACTATAAAGAGTAAAGCATTTAGACATCTTACTGGTAGTTTTAAAAACAAGATAGGTAAAACAGTCAGTAATAATGATGATATAAAAAAAATCCTAATTTGTAGACCTAATCATAGATTAGGAAATTTACTGTTACTTTCACCTTTGGTTCAGGAGTTGGAATCCACATTCCCAAATAGCAAGATCGATCTGCTAGTAAACCAATCCTGCGCTATACAACTATATCAAAATTATGAAAATGTTAACCAAGTCATTGCATTTCCTCATAATCCCTTCAAAAATCCCATAAAGTACATAAGAACGTTTGTACGGTTCAGAAGCAAGAAATATGATCTGGCCATAAACGCCGTCAAGGAATCTTGTTCTGGAAGCTTGTTTACGAGCATTTCCAATGCAAGCTTGAAGTTTGTAGGTGATAGGGGTGCGGATAAAAAAGAAAGACATATTGCAAGGCAAGTGATCTATTCCTTGAGGGAGTTTTTATCCAGTATAGGGGTTAAGCCAAATGATGCGATTCCAGCCAGCTTGGACTTGAGACTTGCGAATGATGAACTGATCCATGGTGGTAGTTTGGTTTATGACATCGTTCAAAACGCACAACCAACCATTAGCTTGTGCACACATACCACGGATACCAAGTGCTATACACAAACATGGTGGCTTGATCTATATGAACATTTAAAGAAAGCATTCCCAGATGTAAACATTATTGAAATACTTCCAAAAGAAAATATCTCTAAAATCGGCTTCAAGGCCCCTGCGTTACATTCCGTCGACATAAGGGAATTGGCGGCTATGATTGCAAACACAGATGTTTTCATTGGAGTCGATAGTGGAGTTATGCATCTAGCCAGCTCGTCGCTTACCCCCACCATTGGTCTGTTCTCAGTTACGGACACAGAAAAATACGAGCCTTATAACGAAGGAAGTGTCGCCGTAAACATCAATGAGGTAGAGATCGATGCGTTGATAGCAGTTGTTAAAAATGTGCTTTATCCAAATCTAAATACTACAGCTTGAGGCTCATAGGTAACATCACAATTTCACAAAGAAGTATGTTTAGTTTTAGAGCTTTAGTTGTGCTTGTCTTTTTGAGTTCGTCACTAACGTATGGGCAGCTGGAGCCTCTAACTCCATCTCAAAAGACCAATAAAACAGCAGGAGATGTTTTGCTTGGTACAATGCCAGCTTTGACTATGGGGTCTACCTTAATTTGGCAAGATGGTCAAAAAGGAACTTATCAATTTTCCAAATCCTTAGTGGGCACCATTGCATTAACGTATGGTTTAAAGCTAGTCATAAACAAAGAACGGCCGAATAATGAAAACAACAATAGTTTTCCATCTGGTCATACTTCTGTCGCATTTGCCAGTGCTGCATTTGTGCAAAAAAGATACGGTTGGGAATATGGCATTCCTACCTACCTCTTGGCAGGATATGTTGGGTATACAAGGATTAAAGCAAACAAGCACGATGGTTTGGATGTGCTAGCGGGTGCGGCGATAGGTGTTGGAATGAGTTATTTGTTCACCAAACAGTATGATGAGAAAAAGAAGTTAGGAATTTCTTCAGGCTTTATTGAAAACACCCCTATCATAGGTTTAACCTACAAATTTTAATGCCTATTGAATAAGATTACTTAAAAAATAGCCAATCAATTAGCTGCCTTGCCCATCCTTTATTGGATAGATGGGGTTATAATGAAGTAATTTAAATAAACTAAAATGAATAAAATAATAATTATACTTTTTCTATTCTTGTGCGTTTTAAAGGTTAATGGACAAAACACGGCAGTTGACTCTACAAATTTTAAGATTCACGGACAAAGCGTTTCAATTGACTCAATAAAAAATAAGAAACCCATTGAATTCAACTACAAATCGCTCATAATTCCGACTGCTTTAATAGGATATGGAGTTGTTGGTTTTACAAACCCTTCTTTAAAAGATATTAATACCAGTGCAAAATATGACTTGAGAGGTTATGATGATAAGAAATTAAAAATCGACGATTTCGCTCAATACAGTTCGTTTTTATCAGTATATGGCTTAAATGCGATAGGCATTCAAGGAAAACACAATTTTAAAGATAGGACAATTATTTTGGGAACGGCATATCTTCTTATGGGTGGCTCTGTAAATATTCTTAAAAAAACTACAAAGGTAACCCGGCCGGATGGCTCTTCTTCAAATTCGTTTCCCTCGGGGCATACGGCTACAGCTTTTATGGGTGCCGAATTTTTATATCAAGAATACAAGGATCTATCGGTTTGGTATGGTATTACCGGATATCTGGTTGCTGCTGGCACTGGTCTTTTTAGAATATACAACGAAAAGCATTGGCTTACCGATATTGCCACAGGTGCCGGAATCGGAATTTTAAGTACCAAAATAGCCTATTGGATGCATCCATGGATGAAGAAGGCTTTTTTCAAGGACAAGGAAAAAACAACTGGAATTGTGATGCCTTTTTACAATGGTAAAGAGTATGGATTGGGATTATCATTAAGATTCTGATGTATGTATGTTAAGGAACAGTGTCAAATTAATTCATTTTGTATCCATAGCAAGTTTTGCTAACTTTTTATTATTTCACTATCCGTTCTTTAAGTACGTCTTTAATGCACTCGAGTATAAAAATCTTGGCGGTATTACCATTATTGTCTCTTTAGTAATTGCAATGCTCGTTGTAAATGCTTTTGTTTTATATCTTATATTTTTTCTTTCTCGATTTGTTGGAAAAATTTTGTTGGCTTTCTTTTTCATAGTCAATGCAATTGTTGTCTATTTTGTAAATACCTATAATGTCATTATAGACCTTACAATGATTGGTAATATTCTGAATACTAATTACGAAGAAGCTAGCAGTTTCTTTTCTTTTCGATTGATTTTGTATTTAGTTTTATTAGGCTTAATTCCTGTAATCATTATTATTAAAGTTAAAATCGTTAAAGAACCTTTCAAGAGATTTTTAATTAATTTTTCTTTGACATTGCTTTTTCTTATTGTTTTAGTTTTAATTAATGGTGGCAATTGGAGGTGGATAGATAAAAATTCAACCAAATTAGGTGCCTTGGTAATGCCTTGGTCTTATATGGTAAATACCTCAAGATTCTATATTTATAAGAGTAAGGAAAATAAAAAAGAGATATTATTGCCCGATGCGAAAATAAAGGACAATGTAAAGTCTATTGCGGTTTTGGTTATTGGAGAATCTGCAAGAAGTGAAAATTTTTCACTGTACGGGTATGAAAAACTTACCAATCCCCTACTTTCTAAGATTGAAAACCTATACAAATTTAATGCAACTTCTTGTGCCACATACACGACAGCAGGCGTAAAGTGCATATTGGAACACACCAATTCTCGCAAGCTTTATGAGATCCTGCCCAATTATTTATTCAGAAATAATATAGAGGTTATATGGAGAACCACAAATTGGGGAGAACCCCCTGTTCAGATTAAAAACTTTTTACGAAAAGAGGATTTAAGAGAAGGATGTGAGACACAGGAGTGTAATTATGATGAAATTCTTTTAAAGGGATTAAAGAAGCAAATTTTCGCAAGTAAAAAAGATAAAATATTAATTGTTTTACATACAAGTACAAGTCATGGGCCATCATATAATACGAAATATCCACCCGAATTTGAAAAGTTCGTGCCAGTATGTAAAAGTGTTGAACTGGGAAAATGTACCCAGGAAGAACTTGTAAACGCCTATAACAATACCATTGTTTATACAGATTATATACTTGCGAGCCTAATTAAAGACTTAAAGGAATTAAAGGAATACAACAGTACGATACTTTTCGTTTCAGACCATGGTGAATCTTTAGGAGAAAATAATTTATACATGCATGGAATACCAGCAGCTTTTGCCCCTAAAGAGCAATTAGAAATTCCTTTTATAGTATGGTTATCAGATGGCTCTAAAAAACTGAAATCTAATGAGACACTATCACAAAACCATGTTTTTCATAGTATCTTGAATTTCTTGGCAATAGAAAGTCCTATTTATGATGAAAATATGAACATATTCAAATAGTTAGCCGCTTATCGAAATAAAATAATCTAGAAGAAGCTCCTTTATTTTGAATGACTTTGAGAATAATTAAACTAAAACTCAGGGCGGTCTACAAGCATTTTAAATCCGGATTCCATTTCTCCGAGGGAATGTCTGGCCTGAGTTAAGCCAAATTTAGATATACCGTATTCGTAAATGCCCATTGGCACGAAGTTTTTCTTCTACCTCTTTCGTAATGTCGGATACGGATCCGGTCACTGACACCATTTTCAAAACCTTCATCGATGGTTAATTTTAACCTGGCAAACTCATCATTCCTAGCCTGGTCACGTCTTACGAAATCACATATATATTCACTGTCAGTCGTTTTTTGATTCAAACAATATGACTTAGAATCTGTTCTTTTTATTATAATTACACTTTTATAGCTCAGACTTATTTCCCGGAATACTTGCTTTGCTCGGGATACTGAGTGAAAACAAAAAAGCTGAACAAAAAATTTGTTCAGCTTTTGATTGTCGGGATGACTGGATTCGAACCAGCGACCACACGCACCCCATGCGTGTACGCTACCAGACTGCGCTACATCCCGATATTTATATCTTCAAGAAATCTTTTAATTCCTCTATTTTTAATCTTTTTTTCCAGTTTAACAGCTTCTGGTCGGCTGTTACACAAAATCGTTTTGACCAATTTCCAGGGTATACCCTTTTTAGTATATCCACTTCGACCGGAATTATGTCTTTTTAATCGATCATCCAGATCATATGTCTGTCCTACATAGTATCCATCCAGTTGTTCGCTGTAAATTATATAAACTACATATTTCATTTCTATCAGCAACCATCCCGCCTTGGCGGGATACGCTACCAGACTGCGCTATCAAAACAATTAAAAAAGTTCAACAATAGAGTTGAACTTTTCTAGGCGCAAATTTACTATAAAATTTTATATTTTTCTGCTTTTTATGCCATATGATTCTTTAAAAAAAATTTGAAATAAACAGGGACTCTCTTTTAAACCCTACAAACTTTGCATTAAAATATTGTTATTAAGATCGTTAAAACACATGGCTAAATACTTAGGAGGAAAAATTTTTCTTCTGTTTCCCAAATCATACCATGCAATATCGGAGTATACCGTAGCACATATTTCCTTTTTTTCATCATAAAAATTATTTTCGGTAGTCATTACCTTTTCCAGGTCTCTTACTTTGGTAACTTTAAAATCGACAAAAAATGACTGGGTAAATATTAACTGTTTTTTGTACTGTATATTTTCACTTTCTTCCAGTAAACCTATTTTCAGTTTATTTAATTTAAAGTTAGAGAAGCCTTTTTCCAGTAAAAAAGTTTTTCTTATGTGCGATGCATAAAATAAATAAGCCGTATTTTTCATTATCATAAAATCATTTACATCCTCTCCCCTCACTTTATATTTCTTTTTGTACATACCTGCGTTTTTTATCTATTCTCTCTTATTCTTTTTTATTTGAAAAGCCCTGGATATGTTAAACCCGAAGTGTATGTCGCCTGCAAAAAAATCATCTGTGTTTTCGGTAATAAACCCTTTTTCTATCATAGTGATTGAATTGGATAAAATAAGCTGAAAGACATGTCCGCCGGTTTCAATATCTACCCCTATTGCAAAAGAATCTTTAGCATTTATGGATTTTAAAGGATTTACGGTATAAAAATATTCTCCGTTAACAGATACCCTCTTGCCTATCTTTATCCTGTTTCCTATACCTACCGCAAAAATATCGTGGGGGTCATCGTTGATTTTTACCGAATTTCTATGAATATAAGTAGGCGTAAGCTGCAGGGAAAACGATGGGCTAAACTTTCGGGCTATTAATACCTGTGTGGTATAAAACAGCCTGTCGTCAAAATCCGGTTCATTTTCGGGATCATAGTCTTTTAAGGTTTTTTTGGCCACACTGCCAAAAAGGGAAAGGGAAAAAGGAAATGAAGTACTCCCTTCATATTGTTTTAAAAGGCTGTATTTTATAAATCCGTCATAGGTTTTTTCATAAGAGCTTCTTCCTACACCCAGCATAATATTATCGGTTAAACCATATTCAAAAGCAAACCTTATATTAGACTGGTCTAATCCGAAAAGTTCATCCGCACCCAGGTTTACTCTTCCAAACCTGTGGGAAATCATAAACTCAAGAATTCCTTCTTTTCTGTTTTCGATGGAATGTCCGTTTAAAATTCGTGTTCCTTTAAAGGTGGCGGAAACAT includes:
- a CDS encoding TonB-dependent receptor codes for the protein MKKTKQLKPLRSRKRKALFVVIMLCPVFFFAQTKYTISGVVKDAANGETLLGATVLLKGTSIGSTTNEYGFYSITAPESNYTLTISYLGFTTFERVINLSFDQKLDIELKVDAAELDEVVITAEESKKVDLRTPQMSVAKLSTNDIRQIPVVLGEVDLIKSIQLLPGVTNAGEGASGFNVRGGAEDQNLILLDEAIIYNASHLFGFFSVFNADAIKDVKLYKGGIPARFGGRASSILDIRQKDGNSKEFELTGGIGAISSRLAAEGPMFKDKGSFLMAGRAAYANIFLALAGEDSRAGFYDLNLKTNYEIDEKNKLYLSGYLGNDNFNLAGFFTNSYGNLSGNLRWNHIFNNKLFSNVSLIYSRYNYNLEIPIEGIDWTSDISNYNVRYDVGYYANDKLKFDFGVNGIYYNFNPGKLNPLNANSGVNPEKLDDKFALEAGVYAGLEHKISDKLTAQYGLRFSYFNRLGRQTLNNYTNNLPVVYNEELGIYERADPISSTDYGKGKSITTFNNLEPRLALSYQLNEKSSFKASYNRMAQYLHLISNTTSATPLDVWAPSGKFIAPQIADQYAIGYFRNFRENMFSIEAEAYYKTIDNRVDYINGAELIAQNTIETEILTGEARAYGLEFLLRKNKGDFTGWLSYTWSKSQQRTPGGAAGGLGINNGKWYSSNWDRTHDFSFTGSYKLNEKWRFGANMVFQTGRPVTYPNGQFVYNGLSVATYSERNADRLPAYHRLDLSATLTPRKNKNRNWQGEWVFGIYNAYNRMNAASISFGQNQETGVTEATRTSIFGIVPSVTYNFKF
- a CDS encoding DUF4249 domain-containing protein gives rise to the protein MKKINIYNRLWPLIIIIGLLNSCTDVIDVNVPNGGARLVVDASINWQKGTSGEIQTINLRESTAFFDNNPDVPVTGASVTVTKENDGSTFVFADQDNGSYTATDFIPELDSSYTLEILYNGNSYTATETLIAAPVINRVEQTIEGSGGDTEIQLQVFFDDPGAIENYYLGEFTPSNLPLPSLAVISDEFTDGNENFIENDNDKYIAGVTVGINVYGISQRYYDYLNILIQQSGSDEQGPFPTTPVQLKGNCTNVNDSNEEVLGYFRLGEFDTTSYTID
- a CDS encoding glycosyltransferase family 9 protein; translation: MNPKKFINTIKSKAFRHLTGSFKNKIGKTVSNNDDIKKILICRPNHRLGNLLLLSPLVQELESTFPNSKIDLLVNQSCAIQLYQNYENVNQVIAFPHNPFKNPIKYIRTFVRFRSKKYDLAINAVKESCSGSLFTSISNASLKFVGDRGADKKERHIARQVIYSLREFLSSIGVKPNDAIPASLDLRLANDELIHGGSLVYDIVQNAQPTISLCTHTTDTKCYTQTWWLDLYEHLKKAFPDVNIIEILPKENISKIGFKAPALHSVDIRELAAMIANTDVFIGVDSGVMHLASSSLTPTIGLFSVTDTEKYEPYNEGSVAVNINEVEIDALIAVVKNVLYPNLNTTA
- a CDS encoding phosphatase PAP2 family protein, yielding MFSFRALVVLVFLSSSLTYGQLEPLTPSQKTNKTAGDVLLGTMPALTMGSTLIWQDGQKGTYQFSKSLVGTIALTYGLKLVINKERPNNENNNSFPSGHTSVAFASAAFVQKRYGWEYGIPTYLLAGYVGYTRIKANKHDGLDVLAGAAIGVGMSYLFTKQYDEKKKLGISSGFIENTPIIGLTYKF
- a CDS encoding phosphatase PAP2 family protein; this encodes MNKIIIILFLFLCVLKVNGQNTAVDSTNFKIHGQSVSIDSIKNKKPIEFNYKSLIIPTALIGYGVVGFTNPSLKDINTSAKYDLRGYDDKKLKIDDFAQYSSFLSVYGLNAIGIQGKHNFKDRTIILGTAYLLMGGSVNILKKTTKVTRPDGSSSNSFPSGHTATAFMGAEFLYQEYKDLSVWYGITGYLVAAGTGLFRIYNEKHWLTDIATGAGIGILSTKIAYWMHPWMKKAFFKDKEKTTGIVMPFYNGKEYGLGLSLRF
- the eptA gene encoding phosphoethanolamine--lipid A transferase EptA encodes the protein MLRNSVKLIHFVSIASFANFLLFHYPFFKYVFNALEYKNLGGITIIVSLVIAMLVVNAFVLYLIFFLSRFVGKILLAFFFIVNAIVVYFVNTYNVIIDLTMIGNILNTNYEEASSFFSFRLILYLVLLGLIPVIIIIKVKIVKEPFKRFLINFSLTLLFLIVLVLINGGNWRWIDKNSTKLGALVMPWSYMVNTSRFYIYKSKENKKEILLPDAKIKDNVKSIAVLVIGESARSENFSLYGYEKLTNPLLSKIENLYKFNATSCATYTTAGVKCILEHTNSRKLYEILPNYLFRNNIEVIWRTTNWGEPPVQIKNFLRKEDLREGCETQECNYDEILLKGLKKQIFASKKDKILIVLHTSTSHGPSYNTKYPPEFEKFVPVCKSVELGKCTQEELVNAYNNTIVYTDYILASLIKDLKELKEYNSTILFVSDHGESLGENNLYMHGIPAAFAPKEQLEIPFIVWLSDGSKKLKSNETLSQNHVFHSILNFLAIESPIYDENMNIFK
- a CDS encoding GIY-YIG nuclease family protein; translated protein: MKYVVYIIYSEQLDGYYVGQTYDLDDRLKRHNSGRSGYTKKGIPWKLVKTILCNSRPEAVKLEKKIKNRGIKRFLEDINIGM
- a CDS encoding acyl-CoA thioesterase, whose protein sequence is MYKKKYKVRGEDVNDFMIMKNTAYLFYASHIRKTFLLEKGFSNFKLNKLKIGLLEESENIQYKKQLIFTQSFFVDFKVTKVRDLEKVMTTENNFYDEKKEICATVYSDIAWYDLGNRRKIFPPKYLAMCFNDLNNNILMQSL
- a CDS encoding DUF5777 family beta-barrel protein yields the protein MKKIALIIILIGYHSYSFSQDLLSILEEEGQQERNYVSATFKGTRILNGHSIENRKEGILEFMISHRFGRVNLGADELFGLDQSNIRFAFEYGLTDNIMLGVGRSSYEKTYDGFIKYSLLKQYEGSTSFPFSLSLFGSVAKKTLKDYDPENEPDFDDRLFYTTQVLIARKFSPSFSLQLTPTYIHRNSVKINDDPHDIFAVGIGNRIKIGKRVSVNGEYFYTVNPLKSINAKDSFAIGVDIETGGHVFQLILSNSITMIEKGFITENTDDFFAGDIHFGFNISRAFQIKKNKRE